A part of Miscanthus floridulus cultivar M001 chromosome 6, ASM1932011v1, whole genome shotgun sequence genomic DNA contains:
- the LOC136458518 gene encoding uncharacterized protein isoform X1 yields MTKKYLSRRKTRHVPRGSTIQRAPDCSPRIRIEDVAAKIMDFSQQCPRAVCIISAIGAVSIATLLQIQSSGVVTYEVLAFGGEIWLRGIEQNKKILRSFSCKAGSYLDLIMEIEGIMFDLCYSIDAGRQCTSQQQRYHSSDAGTRIAKQ; encoded by the exons ATGACAAAAAAATATTTATCTAGAAGAAAAACTCGTCATGTGCCAAGAGGATCTACTATCCAAAGAGCGCCAGATTGCTCACCTAGAATCAGAATTGAG GACGTTGCTGCCAAAATAATGGACTTCTCACAACAATGCCCAAGGGCAGTGTGCATCATTTCAGCAATTGGAGCTGTTTCTATAGCAACCCTTCTCCAGATTCAGTCTAGTGGTGTGGTTACATATGAG GTTTTGGCGTTTGGTGGGGAAATATGGCTTCGAGGCATTGAGCAGAATAAGAAAATACTTAG GAGTTTTTCTTGCAAGGCCGGTTCATATTTGGACCTGAT AATGGAGATTGAAGGAATCATGTTCGATCTCTGCTATTCAATAGATGCAGGAAGGCAGTGCACTAGCCAGCAGCAAAGATACCATTCATCAGATGCAGGCACGCGCATAGCCAAACAGTGA
- the LOC136458518 gene encoding uncharacterized protein isoform X2 — translation MDFSQQCPRAVCIISAIGAVSIATLLQIQSSGVVTYEVLAFGGEIWLRGIEQNKKILRSFSCKAGSYLDLIMEIEGIMFDLCYSIDAGRQCTSQQQRYHSSDAGTRIAKQ, via the exons ATGGACTTCTCACAACAATGCCCAAGGGCAGTGTGCATCATTTCAGCAATTGGAGCTGTTTCTATAGCAACCCTTCTCCAGATTCAGTCTAGTGGTGTGGTTACATATGAG GTTTTGGCGTTTGGTGGGGAAATATGGCTTCGAGGCATTGAGCAGAATAAGAAAATACTTAG GAGTTTTTCTTGCAAGGCCGGTTCATATTTGGACCTGAT AATGGAGATTGAAGGAATCATGTTCGATCTCTGCTATTCAATAGATGCAGGAAGGCAGTGCACTAGCCAGCAGCAAAGATACCATTCATCAGATGCAGGCACGCGCATAGCCAAACAGTGA
- the LOC136456244 gene encoding hydroquinone glucosyltransferase-like: MGREAARAPAPAPDKPAAHVVLLASPGAGHVLPMAELARRVVTHGDGAEFTATLVTYTNFSAAEHSFTTLPSSVSTAVLPEVPLDDLPADARVETRILTVIKRALPHIRDLLRSLLATPVGVAAFVPDVFGSWALEVSAELGIPGYMFYTSNLTSMHSIIYIPQLDKTTACEFRDLPEPVRLPGCVPLRGADLADPFQDRTDPVYSLVVELANKCLLADGFIVNTFDAMEHETIAAFNVLSDRGVYPPAYAVGPFVRTCSGGGEAQAEEHRCLRWLEEQPDRSVLYVCFGSGGTLSTEQMAELAAGLEASGQRFLWVVRVPSDKDRCASFFGGGHGGDSPLGYLPEGFVERSRGTGLAVTEWVPQVEILNHRAIGGFLSHCGWNSTLEAVAAGVPMLAWPLYAEQRVNAVMLSERVGLALAVRPRDSRKRNDGVVSREEVAAAVTELIVEAKGGAAREKARELREAAAAAWGPEGPSRSAFQAVVGKWNKAAS, encoded by the coding sequence ATGGGAAGGGAGGCTGCACGCGCGCCAGCACCAGCGCCGGACAAACCGGCCGCGCATGTCGTCCTGCTCGCGAGCCCCGGTGCAGGCCACGTCCTGCCCATGGCCGAGCTCGCGCGGCGCGTCGTCACGCACGGTGATGGTGCCGAGTTCACGGCCACGCTGGTCACCTACACCAACTTCTCCGCGGCGGAGCACTCCTTCACCACGCTCCCGTCGTCCGTTTCCACCGCCGTGCTCCCCGAGGTGCCGCTCGACGACCTCCCCGCCGACGCCCGCGTCGAAACCCGCATCCTGACCGTCATCAAGCGCGCGCTCCCGCACATCCGCGACCTCCTCCGCTCGCTGCTCGCCACCCCGGTTGGCGTGGCGGCGTTCGTTCCAGACGTCTTCGGCTCGTGGGCGCTCGAGGTCTCCGCGGAGCTCGGCATCCCGGGCTACATGTTCTACACGTCAAACCTAACGTCGATGCACTCCATCATCTACATCCCGCAGCTCGACAAGACCACCGCCTGTGAGTTCCGCGACCTGCCGGAGCCCGTCCGACTCCCAGGCTGCGTGCCGCTGCGCGGCGCCGACCTCGCCGACCCTTTTCAGGACCGCACCGACCCTGTGTACTCCCTCGTGGTCGAACTGGCCAACAAGTGTCTTCTCGCCGACGGGTTCATCGTCAACACCTTTGACGCCATGGAGCACGAGACCATAGCCGCGTTCAACGTGTTATCCGACAGAGGCGTGTACCCGCCGGCCTACGCGGTCGGTCCCTTCGTCCGTACGTGCTCAGGCGGCGGCGAAGCTCAGGCAGAAGAGCACAGATGCCTGCGGTGGCTGGAGGAGCAGCCGGACAGGTCGGTCCTGTACGTGTGCTTCGGCAGCGGCGGCACGCTGTCCACCGAGCAGATGGCCGAGCTTGCAGCGGGGCTAGAGGCGAGCGGGCAGAGGTTCCTGTGGGTGGTGCGGGTCCCTAGCGACAAGGACCGCTGCGCGAGCTTCTTtggcggcggccacggcggcgacaGCCCGCTAGGATACCTGCCGGAAGGGTTCGTCGAGAGAAGCAGAGGCACCGGGCTCGCCGTGACGGAATGGGTCCCGCAGGTGGAGATCCTGAACCACCGGGCCATCGGCGGGTTCCTGTCGCACTGCGGGTGGAACTCGACGCTGGAGGCCGTGGCCGCGGGCGTGCCGATGCTGGCGTGGCCGCTGTACGCCGAGCAGAGGGTCAACGCGGTGATGCTGTCTGAGCGGGTGGGCCTCGCGCTCGCGGTGCGGCCGAGGGACAGCCGCAAGAGAAACGATGGGGTTGTATCGAGGGAGGAGGTAGCGGCGGCGGTGACGGAGCTGATCGTAGAGGCGaagggcggcgcggcgcgggagaAGGCGCGTGAGCTCCgggaggcggcggcagcggcctgGGGGCCGGAAGGACCATCGCGCAGTGCGTTCCAGGCCGTCGTCGGTAAGTGGAACAAAGCTGCTAGCTAG